From Chryseobacterium camelliae:
GCCCTGAATTCAGTTATTTCATTGATGGTAAAGATAAGGGAGAATCCATAGTTTCATCTACTACAAATGGAACAACATCAACGCAGATTCAATCAGCTTCAAGGGACATTGATAAGGATGCGATCCAGCGTTTTAACTTCGGTTTAGGACTTGGTCTCGGATATTACTTCACCGATCACTTAGGCATTAATGCACGATATGTGAACAGTCTTACCCATATCTATAAAGATACTCCTGTAGGACAGAACCCAAATACCAACAGAGTATTCCAGTTAGGACTAAATTATAAGTTCTAATTTTAACAGATACCCAATTAACCTTTTATAAAAATCCGGATCTGCATGTTTGCAGATCCGGATTTTAATTATGTTCAGCGGGCTGAAAATCTGGCCTTAAAAAAGTTCGATCTCCTCGCCTTTTGCTACAGGATATTGTTCTGTAAAGCATCCGAAGCAGTGATCTGAAGATCCTAAAATTTCCTTCAGGTTATCCGTACTCAGGAATTCCAGGGAATCAACCCCAAGATAATCTCTGAGCTCCTCCGTTGTCATATTGGCGGAAATAAGATCATCTTTTGAAGGTGTATCAATTCCAAGGTAACATGGCGCAATAATAGGCGGGGATACGCTTCTGAAGTGAATTTCCTTTACTCCCGCCTCCTTAAGGATTTTTACAAGCCTCTTGGAAGTGGTCCCTCGTACAATGGAATCATCAATAATAACTACCCTTTTGTCTTTAATTTCAGAAATAATAGGATTCAGCTTAAGGTTTACTACCCTCTCCCTCATTTCCTGGGTCGGAACAATAAAGCTCCTTCCGATATACCTATTTTTAATTAAGACAGGACGGAAAGGTATCCCTGATGCTTTCGAAAAACCGATCGCAGCCGGAACACCGGAATCCGGAACCCCAATAACGACATCGGCTTCTACCGGTGCCTGTTCCCAGATTTTCTCTCCGGATTTCTCCCTGATCTCATATACATTGATATTTTCCAGTGTAGAATCGGGTCTTGCAAAATAAATGTATTCAAAAGAACATATCCTTTGCTTTCCTTTTTCGCTTACCATATACGAATGCAGCTTACCAGGCTCATTTTCATTGGTATAAATGATTTCTCCAGGTAAAATATCACGTACATACTGTGCTCCTACGGCATCCAATGCTACGGATTCCGAAGCCACAACATATGATTTCTCATCAATAGCTCCCAAAACCAAAGGACGGATGCCATTGAAATCCCTGAATGCAAAAAACTTATTCCTCGTCATTCCTACTACAGAATAAGCACCCTGGATTTTTTCCATAGTGATCTTGATTGCAGCCCGAAGTCCAAGGTCAAGGTTTTTCTGGATCAGCCTCAGGATAACCTCAGAGTCTGACGTAGCCCGGAAGACAACACCTTCCGCTTCCAGCTCCGCCTTCAGTTCTTTGGCGTTCGTAAGGTTTCCGTTATGGGCAATAGAAAGGATAATCTGGTCGTATTCGTTCTTGGCAAAGAACGGCTGGAAATTATATTTCTTTTTATCTCCTGCCGTGGTATACCTTGTGTGTCCGATCGCAGAGTTACCCATATAAGCTTCAGGGTCCTGAATTTCTTTATAAACGTCCAATACAAGACCTTCATCTTTCAGGTTGCTGATTCTTCCGTTCTTTAATACCGAAATACCACAGGCTTCCTGTCCTCTGTGCTGCAGCGCAAAGAGCCCGAATTGGGAAAGGGAAAATGTATCAAGATCATTATCCGAATACATTCCGAAGATCCCGCATTCTTCATTAGGTGCATCCAGTCTTTCCTCTTCCTGGGTCCTGAAAAGATTCCGTCCGTAAGGATGATCTTTAAACTGTTTTAAATATTCACTTTTATGAATGTCTAAACTTTCCATTTTTTCTATATGTTAGAAGTTAGGTATTAGATGCCTGAATGGCGGCTAAGTTAACTTCAAATTTAATTTTGTTTGATGAACAGGTCTGTTCCACGCTGAAAGATCACCCGTATATCTGTATAATGCTGAATTACTGAGCCAGTAAATTTTTCAGCCTGTTGTAAATCTCCACATAGGCTTCCGTTACTTCACCAAGATCTCTTCTGAAGCGGTCTTTGTCAAGTTTCTTCATAGTGTCTTTATCCCATAGCCTGCATGTATCCGGAGAAATTTCATCAGCAAGGATGATCTGCCCGTCTGAAGTTTTACCCAATTCGATTTTAAAATCTACCAGGATGATGTTGATCTTGTCAAAAAGATCGATCAGGATTTCATTGATCTGTCCGGTAAGTTTATACATCTCGTCAAGCTCTTCATAAGTAGCGGCACCCAGGAAAACCGCATGGTGGTCATTGATCAGCGGATCGCCCAATTCATCTTTCTTGTAGCAGATATCGAATATGGTTACCGGAGATTTGATTCCTTCTTCCACACCCAGTCTTTGGGCCATGCTTCCGGCAGAATAATTTCTTACCACCATTTCCAATGGAATGATAGATACTTTCTTTACCAGCTGCTCCCTTTCATCAAGCTGCTTTATGAAATGGGTTTTAACTCCTTTGGCATTTAAGTATTCAAAAATCAAAGTCGTGATGGCATTATTCATTTCCCCTTTCAGATCCACCTGTCCTTTCTTCTGAGCGTTAAATGCTGTAGCATCATCTTTGAAGCGTACGATTACTTCATCAGGATTATCAGTAGCAAATACCTGTTTTGCCTTACCTTCATACAACATTTCTTTTTTTTGACTCATAATTTTACTTTTCTAGATTGTCGTTAGATTTATTGATTGTTTAATTAAAATTCCTGTTAAAACAGCAAGGCCGAAACTGAGCAGCGTTCCGATGAGTACATACTCCGTAAGCTTTCTCTGTTTAGCCTGGGCAAGGTCGCTGAATCTGAATACAGATTTGGCAGCTACCATAAATCCTACGCCTTCCCAATGGTTCACCATAATAAAGGTAAAAACCAGGAGGCGCTCCAAATATCCGATGTATTTACCAGCATTGCTTAAAGATTCGGTCTGCAGGTGATCCTTCGTATCCGGAATCGGAGTCCAGGATGACAGCAGTATCTTGATGAAAACAGATGCCGGTGCTGTTAAAAACAAAGCAGCAGCAGCTATCTTCAGCCATTCTTTATTCATAAGGATGTTGATGCTGATTTCTCCGAAGTAGAACGAGAAACCTGCAATAACCAGGATATGCATGATCTGGTCTGCAAAAAACCAACGCTTTTTGGTTTTGATGTTCTGGAAACTCAACTTGCAGGCATCAATGATGAAATGTGAAGCCCCATTCAGCAAAGCTACCCACCAGAGATCTTTGTCCCATAGGAAGATAAAGCTCAGGGCAGTATGCAACAGCACATGAATATAGAGGTACCGGCTTCTTAACTTATGATTTTCCTTATCCCGTACCCATGAATCCGGCTGCAGAACAAAGTCTCCGAGTAAATGGGCCAATATGAGTTGAGTAAAAATCATGTTACAGTTCTGCAATTTTCTTTTTGAAATACTGGTTGGTTTCCACGATCAGGTCATAATGGGCCCGTTTCAGCCTCTGGCTTACGGATGACTGGGAAATGGCAAATTTTCTGGCAAGATCTTCCTGCGTGCTGGTGTTGTTCATGATCATCTCATGGATGATTTCTGCAGTAGCTACCGTCCAGCTGTCAAAATCTTTGGAAGACCATTTCAGGAGGATATTGAGGTCGCGGTTGACAGAATCGCTGGAAGTTTTTACAGCTACCGTACAGCCGTCCTTTTTAAGCTCGTCCAGCAGCCTTCCGGAATGGATATAGGCAGTACCGTTGGACTCCGTAATTTTTTCTGCTGAATAATTCTCTTCCCCGATGCCTATGGCAATCCTCACATCAAGGTTTTCCTGACTTCTGATTAAAGATTTTATGGCTAGAAACCGCCAGAACGCATCATCTATACCGCATTTGAGCTGGAATTCGTCTCCTCTGTAGATCTCCCATGCGTCCGGTGCACTTCCCCAATGTTGCAGAAGATTTTTCAGTCTGGTAATCCAAACTTCTGTATCTGCCTGTTGCGAATTTATAATATCACCGGTAATGACCGCTATCATGTTGCAAATATAAGCATATTTACTTATATAAAAAATACATTATAAAGAAGACTTATAGAAAATCCTTATCGACCATTCTTCTTTTATCGATGATCTATAATGAGGCCTGAAAAATCACTTAATACAGCATACTTCATCTATTGATTGATATGAATATTTGAGTAGTTGATTAGAAAAATTATATAAAAAAATCCGGATCAGTATGATTACTCTGACCCGGATTCTGTTATGTTTAAATAATCAATGACTATTTGATGGTACTTTTTACGGTTCCACACGTAAGCATGGAGTTTCCGTAATACGGATTTACAATTTTCTCTTCATTGCTCAGCCAGCTCGCTTCTGCCATAGGGCAATATTGCAGGTATACCGGCTTGTCGGAAAAGATGAATTGCCTCGATAAAGCATACATATCATTTGATAAATTGTGAAACATTTCCCTCTGTGATGCTATTTTACCTGTTTTCGCAATGCCTGAAGCTTCATTTTTTAAATCAGCAAGGTTCTTTGCGGGTATCGTATTGCTCTTCATAGCCGAAGCCGTCTGAACAAATTCTGAGGCAGATTTCGCCGCTTTTCCTGCATCATCGGAAGCCAGAGCAGATTTGATAGCAATGTAATTCTGGTACAATTTTGAGACCTGTGCATCTTTTTTCTTCTGCGCCGTGGCAAAGCTTATTGCCAATACGGTAAAAAATGCTGTAATAATCTGTTTTTTCATTGTATGATACTCATGAGCCCACAAACTTTGCAAGTACGGGCTGATTGATATTTTATTTAATTCTGAACTCAAGCTTTACGTTAAAAAACCTTCCGGTAAGCCTCACCGGAACCGGGTACATCAGGCTGGTGGTCGCATCGGTAATCCATTGGTTGGATACGGTATTTCTGATGTTGAATGCATTGAATACCTGAACGCCGAGGGTTAGTTCTTCAAAATTCCCCCAGAAGCCATATGCTTTGTCTTTGCTTTTAGGATCGATAAATACTTTGGAAAGTCCGATGTCTACCCTTTTGTATGAGGGAAGCGTTTTCTGATACGTATACGGATTGGTAAATACCGGTGCTC
This genomic window contains:
- the purC gene encoding phosphoribosylaminoimidazolesuccinocarboxamide synthase codes for the protein MSQKKEMLYEGKAKQVFATDNPDEVIVRFKDDATAFNAQKKGQVDLKGEMNNAITTLIFEYLNAKGVKTHFIKQLDEREQLVKKVSIIPLEMVVRNYSAGSMAQRLGVEEGIKSPVTIFDICYKKDELGDPLINDHHAVFLGAATYEELDEMYKLTGQINEILIDLFDKINIILVDFKIELGKTSDGQIILADEISPDTCRLWDKDTMKKLDKDRFRRDLGEVTEAYVEIYNRLKNLLAQ
- the purF gene encoding amidophosphoribosyltransferase, coding for MESLDIHKSEYLKQFKDHPYGRNLFRTQEEERLDAPNEECGIFGMYSDNDLDTFSLSQFGLFALQHRGQEACGISVLKNGRISNLKDEGLVLDVYKEIQDPEAYMGNSAIGHTRYTTAGDKKKYNFQPFFAKNEYDQIILSIAHNGNLTNAKELKAELEAEGVVFRATSDSEVILRLIQKNLDLGLRAAIKITMEKIQGAYSVVGMTRNKFFAFRDFNGIRPLVLGAIDEKSYVVASESVALDAVGAQYVRDILPGEIIYTNENEPGKLHSYMVSEKGKQRICSFEYIYFARPDSTLENINVYEIREKSGEKIWEQAPVEADVVIGVPDSGVPAAIGFSKASGIPFRPVLIKNRYIGRSFIVPTQEMRERVVNLKLNPIISEIKDKRVVIIDDSIVRGTTSKRLVKILKEAGVKEIHFRSVSPPIIAPCYLGIDTPSKDDLISANMTTEELRDYLGVDSLEFLSTDNLKEILGSSDHCFGCFTEQYPVAKGEEIELF
- a CDS encoding SatD family protein — encoded protein: MIAVITGDIINSQQADTEVWITRLKNLLQHWGSAPDAWEIYRGDEFQLKCGIDDAFWRFLAIKSLIRSQENLDVRIAIGIGEENYSAEKITESNGTAYIHSGRLLDELKKDGCTVAVKTSSDSVNRDLNILLKWSSKDFDSWTVATAEIIHEMIMNNTSTQEDLARKFAISQSSVSQRLKRAHYDLIVETNQYFKKKIAEL
- a CDS encoding DUF3307 domain-containing protein, producing the protein MIFTQLILAHLLGDFVLQPDSWVRDKENHKLRSRYLYIHVLLHTALSFIFLWDKDLWWVALLNGASHFIIDACKLSFQNIKTKKRWFFADQIMHILVIAGFSFYFGEISINILMNKEWLKIAAAALFLTAPASVFIKILLSSWTPIPDTKDHLQTESLSNAGKYIGYLERLLVFTFIMVNHWEGVGFMVAAKSVFRFSDLAQAKQRKLTEYVLIGTLLSFGLAVLTGILIKQSINLTTI
- a CDS encoding DUF3347 domain-containing protein, producing the protein MKKQIITAFFTVLAISFATAQKKKDAQVSKLYQNYIAIKSALASDDAGKAAKSASEFVQTASAMKSNTIPAKNLADLKNEASGIAKTGKIASQREMFHNLSNDMYALSRQFIFSDKPVYLQYCPMAEASWLSNEEKIVNPYYGNSMLTCGTVKSTIK